A single region of the Vicia villosa cultivar HV-30 ecotype Madison, WI linkage group LG4, Vvil1.0, whole genome shotgun sequence genome encodes:
- the LOC131594276 gene encoding arginine--tRNA ligase, cytoplasmic-like: protein MLGLGCLNFNRLSHFHSPPSLQPSRSDLLKVASRRFALAVNKTQSPLTKTQSPPTLSIDIDNPASVKRQLAQLFDVSLKTTVTDEDVVPLVDACTAKSGGVKFGDYQCNNAMGIWSKVKGKETGFRGPPSIGQAIINNLPPSEMIDSCSLAGPGFVNVVLSKNWIAQGVQRMLIDGIDTWAPRLPIERAMVDFSSPNIAKEMHVGHLRSTIIGDTLARMLEFTRVKHITRRNHVGDWGTQFGMLIAYLFEKFPNQDDVSETAIGDLQAFYKASKLRFDDDPEFKLRAQQAVILLQSGDTRYRKAWQQICDVSRAEFDKVYQRLGVQLEEMGESFYNPYIPGVIEKLDKLGLIEDSDGARVIYVEGVNIPLIAVKRDGGYNYFSTDLASLWYRLNEEKLEWIVYVTDIGQQQHFDMLFKAFRRAGWLPRNENAYPKCTHIGFGLVLGDDGKRFRSRSSEVVRLVDLLDEAKRRCKTALLERETTNDWSEEEIEKTSEAIGYGAVKYADLKINRLTNYTFNFDQMLSDKGNTAVYLLYAHARICSIIRKSGKDIEEVKKNGFIVLDHEDERLLGLHLLQFPEVFEEACSNLLPSVLCDYLYTLAEIFTKKFYSNCQVVGSPEESSRLLLCEATAIVMRKCFYLLGIEPVYKL from the exons ATGCTAGGGTTAGGGTGCTTAAATTTTAATCGATTATCTCACTTTCACTCTCCACCATCTCTACAACCATCACGTTCTG ATTTACTCAAAGTTGCATCTAGAAGATTCGCTTTAGCAGTTAACAAAACACAATCGCCATTGACTAAAACTCAATCTCCTCCAACCTTATCCATT GATATTGATAATCCTGCTAGTGTAAAAAGACAGTTAGCACAACTGTTTGATGTTTCTCTAAAGACAACTGTGACTGATGAAGATGTTGTGCCCTTAGTCGATGCTTGCACCGCCAAATCTGGTGGTGTAAAATTTGGTGATTATCAATG TAATAACGCAATGGGTATATGGTCTAAGGTAAAAGGGAAGGAGACTGGATTTAGAGGTCCCCCTTCTATTGGACAG GCCATCATTAACAATCTTCCTCCATCTGAAATGATTGATTCATGCTCTCTAGCTGGTCCTGGATTTGTTAATGTTGTCTTGTCAAAGAATTGGATAGCGCAG GGTGTACAGAGGATGCTAATTGATGGAATTGATACGTGGGCACCCCGACTTCCAATCGAGAGGGCTATGGTTGATTTTTCATCACCTAATATAGCAAAGGAAATGCATGTTGGTCACCTTAGATCTACCATAATTGGGGACACATTAGCTCGCATGCTTGAATTTACACGTGTGAAACATATTACCCGCCGAAATCATGTCGGTGACTGGGGAACGCAG TTTGGGATGCTGATTGCATACCTCTTTGAAAAATTTCCAAACCAAGATGATGTTAGTGAAACAGCCATTGGAGATCTTCAG GCATTTTATAAGGCATCAAAATTGAGGTTTGATGATGATCCCGAATTCAAGCTGAGGGCACAACAGGCAGTGATCCTGCTCCAG AGTGGGGATACCAGGTATCGCAAGGCATGGCAACAGATCTGTGATGTTAGTAGGGCTGAGTTCGACAAGGTCTATCAACGTCTTGGAGTTCAATTGGAGGAAATG GGAGAGAGCTTCTATAATCCATATATCCCTGGGGTTATTGAGAAGCTAGATAAGTTAGGACTGATTGAAGACAGTGATGGTGCTCGTGTGATATATGTTGAGGGTGTAAATATACCTCTTATTGCTGTAAAAAGAGATGGCGGCTACAATTATTTTTCAACTGATCTAGCATCACTTTG GTATCGTCTAAATGAAGAAAAACTGGAGTGGATTGTATATGTTACAGATATTGGGCAACAGCAACACTTTGATATGCTATTTAAG GCCTTCAGACGTGCAGGTTGGTTGCCACGAAATGAGAATGCGTATCCAAAATGTACCCATATAGGTTTTGGTCTTGTTCTTGGGGATGATGGAAAACGATTTCGTAGTCGAAGCAGTGAGGTTGTTCGTTTGGTTGATTTGCTTGACGAAGCTAAAAGGCGCTGTAAAACTGCCCTTCTTGAACGTG AAACAACTAATGATTGGTCTGAGGAGGAGATTGAGAAAACATCAGAGGCAATTGGTTATGGGGCTGTTAA GTATGCTGACTTGAAGATCAACAGATTAACGAATTACACGTTCAATTTTGATCAGATGCTTAGTGATAAG GGAAATACTGCTGTTTATTTGCTCTATGCACATGCTAGGATTTGCTCTATCATCAGAAAATCTGGCAAAGACATAGAAGAAGTAAAGAAA AATGGGTTTATAGTTTTGGATCATGAAGATGAGCGTTTATTGGGGCTTCATCTGCTACAATTTCCTGAG GTTTTTGAGGAAGCATGCAGCAATTTATTGCCTAGTGTGTTGTGTGATTACCTTTATACCTTGGCAGAAATCTTTACAAAAAAGTTTTATTCGAATTGTCAG GTTGTAGGATCGCCCGAGGAAAGTAGTAGACTTCTGCTATGTGAAGCAACTGCAATTGTGATGAGAAAGTGCTTCTATCTCCTTGGAATTGAACCTGTTTACAAGTTATAA
- the LOC131594277 gene encoding protein OXIDATIVE STRESS 3-like — protein MNVQGIIVKEKKHYSTSSSSSSSSSIGTFSEDSMNSLCSCSSELIEDADSSSTSSSHSNGSLCDFSELMNNLPIKRGLSMFYQGKAQSFTCLGEVQKIEDLPKKSMSYNKRMKSYRSYGGDLDSHRIWYSPKATISKKTSRVTFPSVLSKKGSFLERSRASRPSIFVHKNY, from the exons atgAATGTTCAAGGAATAATAGTGAAGGAAAAGAAACATtattcaacatcatcatcatcatcatcatcatcatccattgGAACATTTTCAGAAGATTCAATgaattctttatgttcttgttcaTCTGAGTTGATAGAAGATGCTGATTCATCTTCAACTTCATCATCACATTCAAATGGATCTTTATGTGACTTCTCAGAGCTCATGAACAATCTTCCTATAAA GAGAGGGTTGTCAATGTTCTATCAAGGGAAGGCACAATCATTCACTTGTTTAGGTGAGGTACAAAAGATAGAAGATCTTCCAAAGAAAAGCATGTCATACAATAAGAGAATGAAGTCATATAGAAGTTATGGTGGAGATTTGGATAGTCATAGAATATGGTATAGTCCAAAAGCTACAATATCAAAAAAGACATCAAGAGTGACTTTTCCATCTGTATTAAGTAAAAAAGGGAGTTTCTTAGAAAGGTCTAGGGCCTCTAGGCCTTCCATTTTTGTACATAAGAACTACTGA